The following are encoded in a window of Vibrio sp. SCSIO 43136 genomic DNA:
- a CDS encoding DUF368 domain-containing protein, which translates to MKHLQTFFKGVAMGAADVVPGVSGGTIAFITGIYDTLLESIRRINPSLLGIWKQQGFKAAFEHINGLFLITLFGGIISSILTLAKLISWLLVEHPIPTWSFFFGLIMISVVHVLKQVEKRNLATAVFFVLGVAFAYSITVLSPIEMADTKLNVFIAGAIAICAMILPGISGSFILLLLGMYAPVLAAAKGLQIDVLALFAIGCGVGLLSFSHVLSWLLKRFRDFTLAFLTGLMLGTLPKIWPWKETISWRINSKGEEVPLVQSNLTPFEFEALTGQPSQWLFALVMMLVGVGLVWGLEKVAEKK; encoded by the coding sequence ATGAAGCATTTGCAAACTTTTTTCAAAGGTGTCGCCATGGGCGCTGCCGACGTCGTACCGGGTGTGTCTGGTGGAACCATCGCATTTATCACTGGTATATACGACACACTTCTTGAAAGCATTCGTCGTATCAACCCTTCTCTGCTTGGGATCTGGAAACAACAAGGTTTCAAAGCCGCATTTGAGCACATCAATGGCCTATTTTTGATCACCCTGTTTGGTGGCATCATTTCAAGCATCCTGACACTGGCAAAACTGATTTCATGGCTGCTGGTCGAACACCCTATTCCAACTTGGTCATTCTTCTTCGGGTTGATCATGATTTCTGTCGTACACGTGCTTAAGCAGGTGGAAAAACGCAATCTGGCGACAGCTGTGTTCTTCGTGCTTGGTGTTGCTTTCGCTTACAGTATTACCGTACTGAGCCCTATCGAAATGGCAGATACAAAGCTCAATGTATTTATTGCTGGTGCCATTGCAATCTGTGCCATGATTCTCCCAGGGATTTCTGGCAGCTTCATTTTGCTTCTACTCGGCATGTATGCACCCGTTCTGGCGGCAGCGAAAGGCTTACAAATCGACGTTTTAGCACTTTTTGCTATCGGTTGTGGTGTGGGTTTGCTTAGCTTTTCTCACGTACTGTCGTGGCTACTTAAGCGATTCCGAGACTTTACCCTGGCCTTTTTGACAGGCTTAATGCTGGGCACTCTACCTAAGATCTGGCCATGGAAAGAGACCATCAGCTGGCGTATCAATTCGAAGGGTGAAGAAGTTCCACTGGTTCAATCTAATCTAACACCGTTCGAGTTCGAGGCATTAACGGGCCAACCTTCACAATGGTTGTTTGCACTAGTAATGATGTTGGTTGGTGTGGGCTTGGTTTGGGGTTTAGAAAAGGTCGCAGAGAAGAAGTAA